From Methanomicrobia archaeon, the proteins below share one genomic window:
- a CDS encoding phosphoribosylanthranilate isomerase yields the protein MHNGVSVKICGITNTADAQLVVESGADILGMIVDVPVETPRKLRIDEAEKIAKEIGNAITIVAVLCPRSVDEVEEVARRIEPFGVQLHGFESNEFLKSVREALPEVNVIKTVHIAEDGTIHGVMPEADYVDFILLDTFSDRIGGTGRKHSWAKSREIVKQSTVPVILSGGLTPRNVVEAIKAVKPYGVDVASGVESSGGRKSKEKVLEFVRNARCT from the coding sequence ATGCATAACGGCGTGAGTGTGAAGATTTGCGGTATTACGAATACGGCAGATGCTCAGCTTGTCGTGGAAAGCGGTGCGGATATACTCGGTATGATAGTGGATGTGCCGGTAGAAACACCGCGGAAACTACGCATAGATGAAGCGGAAAAAATCGCGAAGGAGATAGGAAATGCTATAACCATCGTGGCGGTCCTCTGTCCGAGGTCTGTGGACGAAGTAGAGGAAGTGGCCAGAAGGATTGAGCCATTTGGCGTGCAGCTGCACGGCTTTGAATCGAATGAGTTCTTGAAATCAGTCCGAGAGGCACTTCCTGAGGTGAACGTGATAAAAACCGTGCATATAGCTGAAGATGGAACAATTCATGGCGTTATGCCCGAAGCGGATTATGTGGATTTCATACTTCTTGATACGTTTTCCGATCGAATTGGCGGGACGGGTAGAAAGCACAGCTGGGCTAAAAGCCGGGAGATCGTGAAACAGAGCACCGTCCCCGTGATTCTCTCAGGAGGGTTAACACCCCGGAATGTGGTAGAGGCGATAAAAGCGGTGAAGCCGTATGGTGTCGATGTCGCGAGCGGTGTGGAATCTTCAGGTGGGCGGAAAAGCAAGGAGAAGGTTTTAGAATTCGTGAGGAATGCGAGATGTACATAG
- a CDS encoding indole-3-glycerol-phosphate synthase, with translation MNRDSNDLIDRMVKDTKLAVERRREERIPERKSKVLRLSNAIKKNDKAIIAEIKPRSPTTGDLIGTRDIVSIAREYEAGCATALSVLTSTHFGGEVANVSRVKGNASIPVLYKDFVVDEYQILEAFGYGADAVLLIEGISPVEQLLDVVGDLGLEAVVECHSAEEIESAVSAGADIIGINNRDLRTLTVDIETTARLSEYVPGDTILISESGVKTSADARYLFDCGADALLIGTALMQSEDPKEFIKSCITA, from the coding sequence ATGAATAGGGACTCGAACGATTTAATAGACAGGATGGTCAAGGACACTAAGCTAGCAGTTGAAAGAAGGAGAGAGGAAAGAATTCCGGAACGAAAGAGTAAAGTCCTCAGGCTATCAAATGCCATTAAAAAAAATGATAAGGCGATAATAGCGGAGATAAAGCCGAGATCACCGACCACTGGGGATCTTATAGGAACCAGAGATATTGTATCCATAGCCCGCGAATATGAAGCAGGATGTGCAACGGCGCTATCGGTTCTTACTTCGACGCATTTCGGAGGCGAGGTTGCAAACGTGTCACGCGTGAAGGGTAACGCGAGCATCCCGGTGCTCTACAAGGACTTCGTGGTGGACGAGTACCAAATCCTGGAGGCGTTTGGATACGGCGCGGATGCAGTACTGCTCATTGAAGGGATTTCGCCGGTGGAGCAGCTGTTGGATGTGGTGGGCGATCTGGGACTGGAGGCGGTGGTTGAATGCCACTCGGCAGAGGAGATCGAATCGGCAGTATCTGCAGGAGCCGATATCATTGGCATCAATAATCGGGACCTCAGGACGCTTACGGTAGATATTGAGACGACTGCACGACTTTCGGAGTACGTTCCTGGGGATACGATACTGATAAGTGAGTCGGGGGTTAAGACATCGGCGGATGCGCGCTATTTATTTGATTGCGGCGCGGATGCTTTACTCATCGGGACTGCGTTGATGCAGTCAGAGGATCCAAAGGAGTTTATAAAGTCATGCATAACGGCGTGA
- the trpB gene encoding tryptophan synthase subunit beta codes for MYIGEYPKAGKFGEYGGQFVPEVLMHALEELEEAYLRYGKDEQFREERDFYLRSFAGRPTPLYFCSRLSDMFGTRLYLKREDLVHGGAHKLNNTISQALLAKRMGKERIIAETGAGQHGLATAIVGAMFGLKAEIYMGEEDIERQRLNVFRMKLLGAEVHPVGSGSKTLKDAINEAIRDWVTNVQDTHYLLGSIVGPHPYPMIVRDFQRVIGQETKRQMQEIEGRLPDALVACVGGGSNSIGLFYDFLDDDGVAIYGVEAGGSGIESGRHSATLCAGSKGVLHGAYSYLLQDEDGQIMPTHSVAPGLDYSGVGPEHAFLKDAGRVTYDIVTDGETLYAFELLCQYEGILPALESAHALAYVAKLVETGKLGRDDIVVVCLSGRGDKDVEIIERALNERNR; via the coding sequence ATGTACATAGGGGAATATCCGAAAGCGGGGAAATTTGGTGAGTACGGCGGACAATTCGTCCCCGAGGTCTTGATGCACGCGCTGGAAGAGCTCGAGGAGGCGTATCTTCGCTACGGTAAGGACGAGCAATTCAGGGAAGAGCGGGACTTTTATTTAAGGTCGTTTGCCGGTAGGCCGACCCCTCTTTACTTCTGCTCACGGCTTTCCGATATGTTTGGCACCAGACTTTACCTTAAGCGCGAGGATCTCGTTCACGGCGGCGCGCATAAGCTAAACAATACAATCAGTCAAGCGTTGTTAGCGAAACGGATGGGTAAGGAGAGGATAATTGCGGAGACCGGAGCAGGTCAGCACGGCTTGGCGACTGCAATAGTGGGTGCGATGTTCGGCCTGAAAGCGGAGATTTACATGGGCGAGGAGGACATAGAACGGCAGCGGCTGAACGTGTTCCGAATGAAATTGCTGGGTGCGGAAGTTCATCCGGTGGGCAGTGGCTCGAAAACGTTGAAGGACGCGATCAACGAGGCGATACGGGACTGGGTGACGAATGTGCAGGATACGCATTATCTTTTAGGTTCGATTGTCGGACCGCACCCCTATCCGATGATAGTGCGCGATTTCCAGCGGGTGATTGGGCAGGAAACAAAACGGCAGATGCAGGAAATCGAAGGGCGGCTGCCGGATGCGCTCGTTGCGTGCGTTGGCGGTGGCAGCAACAGTATCGGGCTGTTCTACGATTTCCTCGATGATGACGGCGTGGCGATCTACGGAGTAGAGGCCGGAGGATCGGGTATTGAATCCGGGAGACATTCCGCGACGCTCTGCGCGGGTAGTAAGGGCGTCCTGCACGGTGCATACAGTTATCTATTACAGGACGAAGACGGTCAGATCATGCCGACACACAGCGTTGCGCCAGGGCTCGATTATTCGGGCGTCGGTCCCGAGCATGCGTTTCTGAAGGACGCTGGTCGTGTCACCTATGACATAGTAACCGATGGTGAGACGCTGTACGCGTTCGAGCTGTTATGCCAATATGAAGGGATATTGCCGGCACTCGAATCGGCGCATGCGCTGGCGTACGTGGCAAAATTGGTGGAGACGGGAAAGTTAGGTCGCGACGACATTGTTGTCGTTTGCCTTTCGGGGCGAGGAGACAAGGATGTTGAGATAATAGAGAGGGCACTCAATGAGCGGAATAGATAA